Proteins encoded by one window of Ignavibacteriota bacterium:
- a CDS encoding T9SS type A sorting domain-containing protein, with protein MKHSLQIGRKVMAFMAALVIMLSYNVVTSQAQDMGPDNYCIPNDQMMGANQQLFGRTDVWCYPSYLKAVSTFYDYYFTTPIKEVRITEVGSNEVKLLRQSYSDGGLGMGPWEGCYVYTGARGEMAPGETYNIRFIVENNYYGYNGTNYCIYGWTSYYTHRIFIDFNMDGHFDHLTEWINQPGKINSGWTTRIGAGTPTNFWYQAPANCTDRTIEYQITIPDDQETGVGRMRVMHSYYYPSTYTQTAAQLYNQAGNACWNGYAYDYTAYYGGWYGYNYGEIEDYLIDFSLPFKGSFPSNQAPDDILLAGEAYDGTTRMLSGQMTYFERPYVLFGKPLPPGTYLQYKIVGPLPDVDNVVYEGRDLVTNSSNIRVGTDVIGTNVHFNIQRATGSAVVNNYGFKRSSGGEYQVVLGLGQDLNAMKYQRKNFVVSWEWDMAAVDITEPLSSGPPRFHKYPRGLNLNLKAAVQNVGLRGVAKFDAYFDIYDSKGNKKVSKVIEWDTVNFGQYVVAAKQRVNLDFGTWSTTQTDDYTATLTVKLRSATDMESYNDYFRREDQPAYQFSIKDEIEAAAKTINIPAANADYIAGRPFFPVGTLSNEGVGDISNAPTRMIITKIPENTVVYDRTVNVEDIPQGRYNLKQVIFPQTEIMQPGTYLARLIVSHPDDLEISNNEYSHQFTVSSGLIGKYTIGTKFSGNVRNFVTIQDAMDMLYLRGMNGSVTFEFTDAEYDVYSTSNGAPAWDLSTAIMGLGYNQNTGDYWTLTFKPAEDRLVTRASVKINLHSGNGQGVYFGQSVINTNGYSVQAENFGNSYYVPYSNSGGYITFDGGANKSFRFVLNTDQQAFGAVFYLGAGSQNISVKNTIMENNKLSIANKVRLPNAHYSIVDGFLFTPNTEITETGWVGYSAGIVNRAELLALNTEAFVIALDTITNKNNTFMGNDISGFGYGIVSLGIGVLRVPQLADFAPFYNENTIIEGNKIYNVSGAGVVVGNEAKANVKNNVIFDVKGDGGAFAAGIIAGGNATQNFLGYNNYDLNIDGNAIHNVRGNQAVYGILVDQNANKYQVGTEFRVFPPVEDNINVMNNAMWKLNAQNANTMRAGIHMLTQRNLKVADPVARMITPNYADYFIRSSTIANNTILITEDGINNASNVAGIGIQQARGLHLLNNAIAVNDATVNAGNEVASGIFYHGDYPEKDGLVADRNAYWFGNANISAYRHIYTDFKTRVIETGARNEYRTLTQWQMATKSELNSISTGNFINDHYFMGSYPEEIRLRTNTKGSVLTRRGERLDEVTHDIYGNIRGVAGGRYDIGAVEFNGALYNHDAEMLVITEPGTYRATDGMFSDAEYLMTTAPVEVKAIVRNSGNMPVFNKKLYVNIYREMPNGTFALAFGPVERQIDLDATENLEVSFNIGDGIGNDFVPETYNDLRNQNYSVPSQFLGMEANVTPRYRIVVSTDPDEFNSNNATEKISRFYIQRSGIRFLVSNQQHFAAGVTPTADELAYGLNYEQIKEGMKQLNWEIDLIAARYDFDLFNRYGWEPRNVDYTIYRSMIWSDGHNKTLSRLEKLNLTNFVEAGNVSEKKNLLIGSEEMVRNNVNIDDADEVYVTNILRGEYRHPGNPLGAGSNYSGRNVTGIAVGRDVVMEVMATGVAGDMYPQPALMNIVNTGNGISQMAFRYNSVQNPEWPDAARIGGIATTTLTSNVVYLGIDWRHFADIETVLRASFDFMERNDGTVVPVELLSFDAKAAGKRVDISWATASELNTSRFEVEKAAQGSNFFTKIAEMEAAGNSSVTLNYGPVVDNNVEYGKTYIYRLKALDRDGSFSYSDERTVTLTGLSGVIELGQARPNPVRSESTIEYTMSQSANVEITLVDASGKEVARLYSGMQTAGQHILNVDAKDLASGVYQVVLRSGDVMLISNVNVVK; from the coding sequence ATGAAACATTCATTACAAATCGGTAGAAAAGTAATGGCATTTATGGCAGCTCTTGTTATCATGCTGTCCTATAATGTAGTTACATCGCAGGCTCAGGACATGGGACCTGACAACTACTGTATTCCTAATGACCAAATGATGGGTGCAAACCAGCAATTGTTTGGTCGTACAGATGTATGGTGCTATCCTTCATATTTGAAGGCAGTCAGTACTTTTTATGACTACTACTTTACAACTCCTATCAAGGAAGTTAGAATCACTGAAGTTGGTTCAAACGAGGTAAAACTTCTTCGTCAAAGCTATTCTGACGGTGGTTTGGGCATGGGTCCTTGGGAAGGTTGCTATGTTTATACCGGTGCAAGAGGCGAAATGGCTCCGGGTGAAACATATAATATTCGTTTCATAGTTGAAAACAACTATTATGGTTACAATGGTACAAACTATTGTATTTATGGATGGACATCATATTACACTCACCGTATTTTCATTGATTTTAATATGGATGGTCACTTTGACCATTTGACAGAGTGGATAAATCAACCCGGAAAAATTAATTCAGGCTGGACAACAAGAATTGGTGCGGGTACTCCAACTAATTTCTGGTATCAGGCTCCTGCAAATTGTACAGACCGTACAATTGAATATCAAATTACTATTCCTGATGACCAAGAAACAGGTGTTGGTCGTATGCGTGTTATGCATTCCTACTATTATCCTTCAACTTATACACAGACAGCTGCACAGCTTTATAATCAAGCCGGTAATGCCTGCTGGAACGGTTATGCTTATGACTATACAGCATATTATGGCGGTTGGTATGGCTATAACTATGGTGAAATTGAAGATTATTTAATTGACTTCTCACTTCCGTTCAAAGGCTCTTTCCCAAGCAATCAGGCTCCGGATGATATATTGCTTGCAGGTGAAGCTTATGACGGTACAACAAGAATGTTAAGCGGTCAGATGACATATTTCGAAAGACCTTATGTACTTTTTGGCAAGCCACTTCCTCCGGGAACATATTTACAATATAAAATAGTAGGTCCACTTCCTGATGTAGATAATGTGGTATATGAAGGTCGTGACTTAGTCACTAATTCATCAAATATCAGAGTAGGTACTGATGTAATTGGAACCAATGTACACTTTAATATTCAAAGAGCAACTGGTTCTGCTGTTGTAAATAATTATGGATTCAAACGCTCAAGTGGTGGCGAGTATCAAGTAGTACTTGGACTTGGTCAGGATTTGAACGCAATGAAATACCAACGTAAGAATTTCGTAGTATCCTGGGAATGGGATATGGCGGCAGTTGACATCACTGAACCACTTTCAAGCGGTCCTCCACGTTTCCACAAATATCCGAGAGGCTTAAATCTTAACCTCAAAGCAGCTGTTCAGAACGTAGGTCTTCGCGGTGTAGCAAAATTTGATGCTTACTTTGATATATATGATTCAAAAGGAAACAAAAAAGTATCAAAAGTTATTGAATGGGATACAGTAAACTTCGGTCAGTATGTAGTAGCTGCAAAACAAAGAGTAAATCTTGATTTCGGCACTTGGAGCACTACTCAAACAGATGATTATACTGCCACGCTTACAGTTAAGCTTCGCAGCGCAACAGATATGGAATCATATAATGACTATTTCCGCAGAGAAGATCAGCCTGCATACCAGTTCTCAATTAAAGATGAAATCGAAGCAGCAGCAAAGACAATTAATATTCCTGCAGCTAACGCTGACTACATCGCAGGACGTCCATTCTTCCCTGTAGGAACTCTTTCCAACGAAGGTGTGGGTGATATATCCAACGCACCAACAAGAATGATTATAACTAAGATTCCAGAAAACACAGTAGTCTATGACAGAACAGTTAACGTAGAAGATATACCACAGGGTCGTTACAATTTGAAACAGGTAATCTTCCCGCAAACAGAAATTATGCAGCCCGGTACGTACCTTGCAAGACTTATAGTATCACATCCTGATGACCTTGAAATCTCAAATAACGAGTATTCACATCAGTTTACAGTATCAAGCGGTCTTATAGGTAAATATACAATCGGAACAAAGTTCTCAGGCAACGTCCGTAACTTTGTTACAATTCAAGATGCAATGGATATGCTCTACCTTCGCGGTATGAACGGTTCAGTAACATTTGAATTCACAGATGCAGAATACGACGTTTACAGCACCAGCAATGGCGCACCTGCATGGGACTTATCAACAGCAATTATGGGTCTTGGCTACAACCAAAACACAGGCGATTACTGGACACTGACATTCAAGCCTGCTGAAGACAGACTTGTAACACGCGCCTCAGTAAAGATTAACCTGCATTCAGGTAATGGTCAGGGTGTTTACTTCGGTCAGTCAGTTATAAATACTAATGGATATTCAGTTCAGGCTGAAAACTTTGGTAACAGCTACTATGTCCCATATTCAAACAGTGGTGGTTATATCACATTTGACGGTGGAGCGAACAAATCCTTCCGTTTTGTACTTAATACAGATCAGCAGGCATTTGGAGCAGTATTCTATCTTGGAGCGGGTTCACAGAACATATCAGTGAAGAACACCATCATGGAAAACAACAAGCTTTCGATAGCCAATAAAGTACGTCTTCCAAATGCACATTACTCAATCGTAGACGGCTTCTTGTTTACCCCAAACACAGAAATAACTGAAACCGGCTGGGTAGGCTATTCCGCAGGTATCGTAAACCGTGCAGAACTTTTAGCACTTAACACAGAAGCATTTGTAATCGCACTTGATACAATTACAAACAAAAACAACACATTCATGGGCAATGACATCAGCGGCTTTGGCTACGGCATCGTATCACTCGGTATCGGCGTACTCCGCGTACCACAGCTTGCAGACTTTGCACCATTCTACAACGAAAACACAATAATTGAAGGCAACAAGATTTACAACGTATCCGGCGCAGGTGTAGTCGTAGGTAACGAAGCAAAAGCAAATGTAAAGAACAACGTAATCTTTGATGTCAAAGGTGACGGCGGAGCATTTGCAGCAGGTATTATCGCAGGTGGTAATGCAACCCAAAACTTCCTTGGCTACAATAACTATGACCTCAATATTGACGGAAACGCAATCCACAACGTACGCGGTAACCAGGCAGTATATGGTATCTTAGTAGATCAGAACGCCAACAAATATCAGGTGGGAACAGAATTCAGAGTATTCCCTCCTGTCGAAGACAATATCAATGTAATGAACAATGCAATGTGGAAACTCAACGCACAGAACGCAAATACAATGCGTGCGGGTATTCACATGCTGACACAGCGTAACCTAAAAGTAGCAGATCCTGTAGCCCGTATGATTACACCAAACTATGCAGACTACTTCATCCGCAGCTCAACCATTGCCAACAATACAATCCTTATCACAGAAGATGGTATAAATAATGCCTCAAATGTAGCAGGTATCGGCATACAGCAAGCACGCGGATTACATTTGCTCAATAATGCAATCGCAGTAAATGATGCAACAGTAAATGCAGGCAATGAAGTAGCTTCAGGTATCTTCTATCATGGCGACTATCCTGAAAAAGACGGTCTTGTAGCAGACCGTAACGCATACTGGTTCGGTAACGCAAACATCTCAGCATACCGTCACATCTACACAGACTTCAAGACCCGCGTAATCGAAACGGGAGCCCGTAACGAATACCGTACTTTAACACAGTGGCAGATGGCAACCAAGAGCGAACTTAACTCAATCTCAACCGGTAACTTCATCAATGACCATTACTTTATGGGTAGCTATCCAGAAGAAATCCGTTTGCGTACAAATACAAAAGGTTCAGTCCTAACCCGTCGCGGTGAAAGATTAGACGAAGTAACACATGACATTTATGGTAATATCCGTGGTGTAGCAGGTGGCAGATATGACATCGGTGCAGTAGAATTCAATGGTGCACTTTACAACCACGATGCAGAAATGCTTGTAATAACCGAACCCGGTACTTACCGTGCAACAGATGGTATGTTCAGCGATGCCGAATACTTAATGACCACAGCTCCTGTAGAAGTAAAAGCCATAGTACGCAACAGCGGTAATATGCCTGTCTTCAACAAGAAACTTTATGTCAACATCTATCGCGAAATGCCAAACGGAACATTTGCCTTAGCATTTGGTCCAGTAGAGCGTCAAATAGACTTAGATGCAACAGAAAACCTGGAAGTCAGCTTCAATATCGGTGACGGTATCGGCAATGACTTCGTACCTGAAACATACAACGACTTACGCAACCAGAACTATTCCGTACCTTCACAGTTCCTCGGAATGGAAGCAAACGTAACTCCACGCTACCGTATAGTAGTAAGTACAGATCCTGATGAGTTCAACTCAAACAACGCAACAGAAAAGATCTCACGTTTCTATATACAGCGCAGTGGTATCCGTTTCTTGGTCAGCAACCAGCAGCACTTTGCAGCGGGCGTAACACCAACAGCAGATGAACTTGCTTATGGCTTAAACTACGAACAAATCAAAGAAGGTATGAAGCAGCTTAACTGGGAAATCGACCTTATAGCAGCACGTTACGACTTTGACTTATTCAACCGTTATGGCTGGGAACCACGCAACGTAGACTATACAATTTATCGTTCAATGATTTGGTCAGATGGTCACAACAAGACATTAAGCCGTCTTGAAAAACTCAATCTCACAAACTTCGTAGAAGCAGGTAATGTATCAGAGAAGAAAAACCTTCTTATCGGCAGTGAAGAAATGGTAAGAAACAACGTCAACATAGACGATGCAGACGAAGTATATGTAACCAACATCCTTCGTGGAGAATACCGTCATCCAGGTAATCCACTTGGAGCAGGCAGCAACTACAGCGGTCGTAATGTAACAGGTATAGCAGTAGGACGTGATGTAGTAATGGAAGTAATGGCAACAGGCGTAGCCGGAGATATGTATCCACAGCCTGCATTAATGAACATCGTCAATACCGGAAACGGTATCAGCCAGATGGCATTCCGTTACAACAGCGTACAGAACCCTGAATGGCCGGATGCAGCAAGAATCGGCGGTATTGCAACTACAACACTTACTTCAAACGTAGTATATCTTGGTATAGACTGGCGTCACTTTGCAGATATCGAAACAGTACTTCGTGCCAGCTTCGACTTTATGGAAAGAAACGACGGTACAGTTGTACCTGTAGAACTCTTAAGCTTCGATGCAAAAGCAGCCGGCAAGAGAGTAGATATCAGCTGGGCAACAGCAAGCGAGCTAAATACATCCCGCTTCGAAGTAGAGAAAGCAGCTCAGGGTAGCAACTTCTTTACTAAGATAGCAGAAATGGAAGCAGCAGGCAACAGCTCAGTAACATTAAACTACGGACCTGTAGTAGATAACAACGTAGAATACGGCAAGACATACATCTACCGTTTGAAAGCATTAGACCGTGACGGCAGTTTCTCATACAGTGACGAACGCACAGTAACACTAACCGGTTTAAGCGGCGTAATCGAACTCGGACAGGCAAGACCAAATCCTGTACGCAGCGAAAGTACAATCGAATACACAATGAGCCAGTCAGCAAATGTGGAAATCACACTTGTAGATGCAAGCGGCAAAGAAGTTGCAAGACTTTACAGCGGCATGCAGACAGCCGGTCAGCACATACTTAACGTAGATGCAAAAGACCTCGCAAGTGGTGTATATCAGGTAGTATTGCGCAGCGGTGATGTAATGCTTATAAGCAACGTCAACGTAGTAAAATAA
- a CDS encoding TraB/GumN family protein, translated as MQKIFILIVIYYLFNSGLAVSEPSTFLWSVNNIDNSPKIYLLGSIHIADKRLYPLPDAIESAYEKSDALILEVVIDKVNPLKLMQHLTYKDHRTLESELSKDVFEKVSAKFEEIGISKIVYNKFKPWFAMLTLQSGMFKSSGFSASQGIDMYFLDKARKEGKKVDEIENIESQIKLLEDLGSYTGEYLGNMIDELDNADSTMANILEIWKSGDIGKMEEFTKSGDDKAEYAEVMNLLNFERNKRMAEKIEEYYNDDKIYFIIVGAAHLIGEKGLVEILKSKNYNIIRY; from the coding sequence ATGCAAAAAATATTTATTCTTATTGTAATATATTACTTATTCAACTCCGGATTAGCAGTTTCTGAACCTTCCACTTTTTTGTGGAGTGTGAATAATATTGATAACAGCCCGAAAATCTATTTACTTGGCTCTATTCATATAGCTGATAAACGGCTCTATCCTCTGCCGGATGCAATAGAATCGGCTTACGAGAAATCCGATGCTCTGATTTTAGAAGTAGTTATTGACAAAGTCAACCCATTGAAACTGATGCAGCATCTTACTTACAAAGACCATAGGACCCTTGAATCTGAGCTTTCAAAGGATGTTTTTGAAAAAGTAAGTGCAAAATTTGAGGAAATTGGAATCAGTAAAATTGTATATAATAAATTCAAGCCATGGTTTGCTATGCTTACTCTACAATCTGGAATGTTTAAGAGTTCAGGATTTTCTGCTTCACAGGGAATTGATATGTATTTTTTGGATAAAGCCAGAAAAGAAGGTAAAAAAGTTGACGAAATCGAGAATATCGAATCGCAAATTAAATTACTTGAAGATTTAGGTAGCTATACCGGCGAATATCTTGGTAATATGATTGATGAGCTTGATAATGCAGATAGTACTATGGCAAATATTTTGGAAATATGGAAATCAGGAGACATTGGCAAAATGGAAGAATTTACCAAATCAGGCGATGACAAAGCAGAATATGCCGAAGTGATGAATCTTCTGAATTTCGAGAGGAACAAAAGAATGGCAGAAAAAATTGAAGAATATTACAATGATGACAAAATCTATTTCATTATTGTTGGTGCTGCTCATTTAATAGGTGAAAAAGGTCTTGTTGAAATTTTAAAAAGTAAAAATTATAACATAATAAGGTATTAA
- a CDS encoding SDR family NAD(P)-dependent oxidoreductase — protein MMKLNGKVTLITGASAGIGSSIAEVFAEAGSNLILTARRKDLIDKLATKLSTQYGVDIHTSQNDVRNLEQVREMLSNLPDRFNNIDILVNNAGLARGLSTIQDGDINDWEEMIDTNIKGLLYMSRMILPQMVERGNGMVINISSIAGRAAYPKGNVYCGTKSAVKAISESMVIDLNGTGVRVCNIDPGMVETEFSLVRFHGDKDKADAVYKQFKALEGRDVAEIALFAATRPQHVAIQDIMVTPTAQANAMIVDKR, from the coding sequence ATTATGAAATTGAACGGAAAAGTAACATTAATAACAGGTGCATCAGCCGGAATCGGCTCTTCAATAGCGGAAGTATTCGCAGAAGCAGGTTCAAACTTGATACTGACAGCACGAAGAAAGGATTTGATTGATAAACTTGCTACTAAACTAAGCACCCAATACGGAGTGGATATTCATACTTCCCAAAATGACGTAAGAAATTTAGAGCAGGTCAGGGAAATGCTTAGTAATCTACCCGACAGATTTAATAACATTGATATTTTGGTTAACAATGCCGGACTTGCAAGAGGTCTGAGCACAATACAGGATGGCGATATTAACGACTGGGAAGAAATGATTGATACAAATATCAAAGGGCTTCTCTATATGTCGAGAATGATACTTCCCCAAATGGTCGAGCGTGGAAATGGTATGGTTATTAATATCTCGTCTATCGCAGGTCGTGCGGCATACCCGAAAGGTAATGTTTATTGCGGTACAAAAAGCGCTGTCAAAGCAATATCCGAATCAATGGTAATAGACCTAAACGGCACAGGTGTCCGTGTTTGCAATATTGACCCGGGTATGGTTGAAACCGAGTTTTCACTTGTAAGATTTCACGGGGATAAGGATAAAGCCGATGCTGTATATAAGCAATTCAAAGCTCTTGAAGGACGCGATGTTGCCGAAATTGCACTTTTTGCAGCAACTCGCCCTCAGCATGTAGCCATTCAGGATATTATGGTTACCCCAACAGCTCAGGCAAACGCAATGATTGTAGATAAGAGATAA
- a CDS encoding OmpA family protein, whose product MRLIIYLLIIFQIAFLSAFSQVTVSPVEFNSGKDDFNSNITQNGKAIYFTSDRKSGKQKVFFVQEVNGKWQSPKEVVGAINDGKESGAVALTSDGQYMLFAAFEHEVGGFGRTDIYSAEKVNGKWTNVKNLGANINSSAWDSQPMISNDGNILLFVSDRPGGYGGTDIYVSFKTANGWSKAENAGSIINSEYDEMTPVLGVDNTNFTFASNRPGGFGEFDIYVSKYKNNRFDKPTNAGEPINSSADDFYYYSMPNSDVAYFSSSRKGGSGNLDIYKAVPNPYESDAVFLLSGEVRDAKNGNLLGANIIITDLVSGEKVADLRSDDKTGEYFVILQQGRTYSITADKEDYLFFSSRYEVPSSKDGSSQTKNIELSPIAGGNTRLLVFFDFDKATLKKESIPELDRVATFLNKYKDVKISLEGHTDDVGAADYNLKLSENRASSVKDYLVKKDIDANRIKTVGFGLTKPLVNDKTESARATNRRVEMKIIQ is encoded by the coding sequence TTACTTTACAAGCGACCGGAAAAGCGGCAAACAAAAAGTGTTCTTTGTTCAGGAAGTAAATGGCAAGTGGCAATCACCGAAGGAAGTCGTTGGCGCAATTAATGACGGCAAAGAAAGCGGTGCGGTCGCTCTCACATCGGACGGTCAGTATATGTTGTTTGCTGCATTTGAGCATGAAGTCGGCGGATTCGGAAGGACTGATATTTACAGTGCCGAAAAGGTCAACGGCAAATGGACTAATGTCAAAAATTTAGGTGCTAACATTAATTCAAGTGCTTGGGATTCACAGCCTATGATTTCTAATGACGGTAATATTTTGCTGTTTGTCAGTGATAGACCCGGTGGTTATGGAGGTACAGATATTTATGTCTCTTTCAAGACAGCAAATGGCTGGTCTAAAGCCGAAAATGCAGGCTCAATTATCAATTCCGAGTATGATGAAATGACTCCGGTTTTGGGAGTTGATAATACAAATTTCACTTTTGCTTCGAACCGCCCGGGCGGATTTGGCGAATTTGATATTTATGTTTCAAAATATAAAAACAACAGATTTGATAAGCCGACAAATGCAGGTGAGCCTATTAATTCATCAGCCGATGATTTTTATTATTATTCAATGCCAAATTCGGATGTTGCGTATTTTTCATCCTCAAGAAAAGGTGGCTCAGGAAATCTTGACATTTATAAAGCTGTACCAAATCCTTATGAATCTGATGCCGTATTTCTGCTTAGTGGCGAAGTTCGTGATGCCAAAAACGGCAATCTGCTTGGTGCAAATATAATTATTACAGACCTTGTGTCAGGCGAGAAAGTTGCAGACCTGCGCTCCGATGATAAAACCGGCGAATATTTTGTAATTCTTCAACAAGGCAGAACTTACTCAATCACTGCCGATAAAGAGGATTATTTATTCTTTAGCTCAAGATATGAAGTACCTTCAAGTAAAGATGGGAGTTCTCAAACGAAAAATATTGAACTCTCGCCTATTGCAGGTGGCAATACAAGACTGCTTGTATTCTTCGACTTTGATAAAGCTACTCTGAAAAAAGAATCTATTCCTGAACTTGACAGAGTTGCAACTTTTTTGAATAAATATAAGGATGTCAAAATTTCTCTGGAAGGTCATACCGATGATGTCGGTGCTGCTGACTATAATTTAAAGCTATCCGAAAACAGAGCAAGCTCGGTAAAAGATTATCTCGTTAAGAAAGATATTGATGCTAACCGAATCAAAACTGTAGGATTTGGCTTGACAAAACCTCTTGTAAATGACAAAACAGAATCTGCAAGAGCGACAAACCGAAGAGTTGAAATGAAAATAATTCAATAA